The Streptomyces sp. NBC_00236 DNA window CCTTGCCCAGGACGTCCTTGCGGTAGAAGCAGAGCTGGACGTGGATGTCGAGCGGGAGGGCGTACAGCTTGCCGTCGATGACGGCGCGCTTCCACAACGCGGGGTTGAAGTCGGCTTCCTTCACGCCGTACTTGGCGAGCAGGCCGATGTCCCAGGGGTCCAGCAGGCGGCCGGGCGAGAACCCGGTGACGCGGCCCAGGTGCATGACGCCGAGGTCGGGTGCGCGGTTGCCCGCCGCCGCCATGGCGAGCTTGGTGTAGAAGGGGCTGCCCCACTGGAGGGTGGAGTCCTTCACGTCGATGTCGGGGTGCTCCTCACGGAACGCGTCCAGCATGGCGATCATGTTGTAGCCGTCGCCGCCGCTGAAGAGGTTCCAGTATCGGACGCGGGTGGCCGCGCTCGACGCGAGGGCGTCCGCACCGCTTCCCAGCGCTGCGAAACCGAAGCTGCCAGCGACGGCCGCGCCGCCCAGCCCCGTGATCAGTTGCCTGCGATTCAGGCCAGGTCGTCCCATGCCCGCCCTCACTGTTCGACATATCGAATGCTGCCCGTAACTTCGAACGGACCGTAAAATCGAAGCGCTTGCGCGTCAATGGGTCGCGCAAGAATTCCGAACAATGTTCGGAATGTCGAACATGCATGACCGGACGGGACGGTGAAACGGCCGAGGGCCGCACTCCCACGGAGTGCGGCCCTCGGCTGCGTACGGGCGGTGCGGACGGTCAGGCGACCGAGAGCGCCACCTTGATGTTGCCGCGCGTGGCGTTCGAGTACGGGCAGACCTGGTGGGCCTTCTCGATGAGCGCCTGCGCGGTCGCCGTGTCGACGTTCGGGACGGTCGCGGTGATCGCGACCTCCAGACCGAAGCCACCGGCCTCGGTCTTGCCGATGGAGACCGCGGCGGTGACCGTGGATCCGGAGATGTCCGCCTTCTCCTGGCGCGCCACGACGCCCAGCGCGCCCTGGAAGCAGGCACTGTAACCGGCGGCGAAGAGCTGCTCCGGGTTGGTGCCGGCGCCGCTGCCGCCCATCTCCTTCGGCGGGTTGACGACTACGTCCAGCTTTCCGTCGTCCGAGGCGACCCGGCCGTCACGGCCGTTCTCGGCGGTGGCGACGGCGGTGTATGCGACGGCTATGTCCTGAATGGTCATGCTTGAGGATTCCTCCTGCTGATGCGCCGCGACTCGCGCCCACGATCGCGACGGCCTGGGACGAGCCTAGCGGGTGCCCCGACGGGCGGTTCAGCCGAGGGAGACGACCATCTTCCCGGTGTTCTCACCGCGGAGCAGGCCGAGGAACGCCTCGAAGCCGTTCTCGATGCCCTCGACGACCGTCTCGTTGTACTTCAGCTCACCCGAGGCCAGCCAGCCGGCCACCTCCTGGACGAACTGCCCCTGGAGATCGGCGTGATCGCCGACGAGCATGCCCTGCAGGCGCAGCCGCTTGCCGATGACCAGGGCGAGGTTGCGCGGGCCGGGGGTCGGCTCGGTCGCGTTGTACTGGGCGATCATGCCGCAGATCGTCGCGCGGCCGTGCACGTTGAACGAGGAGATCGCGGCTTCGAGGTGCTCGCCGCCGACGTTGTCGAAGTAGACGTCGATGCCGTCGGGGGCGGCCTCGCGCAGCTGCTGCGCCACGGGGCCGTTCTTGTAGTTGAAGGCGGCGTCGAAGCCGTACTCCTCGACGAGCAGCTTGACCTTCTCGTCGGAGCCCGCGGAGCCGATGACGCGCGAGGCGCCCTTGAGCCTGGCCATCTGGCCGACCTGGCTGCCGACGGCACCGGCGGCTCCGGACACGAAGACCGCGTCGCCCTCCTTGAAGGAGGCCACGTCGAACAGGCCCGCGTAGGCGGTGAGTCCGGTCATGCCCAGCACGCCGAGGTAGGCGGAGAGCGGGGCGAGCGAGGCGTCGACCTTCACCGCGTGCTTGGCGGGGACGTCGGCGTACTCTCGCCAGCCGAGGCCGTGCAGCACGTGGTCACCGACCGCGAAGCCCTCGGCGTTGGACGCGACGACCTCGCCGACCGCGCCACCCTCCATGGGGTGGTCGAGCTTGAACGGCGGGGTGTACGACTTCACGTCGTTCATACGGCCGCGCATGTACGGATCGACCGAGAAGTGCAGGTTGCGGACGAGGACCCGGCCCTCGGCGGGAGCACTGACCGGAGCCTCACGCAGCGCGAAGTCCTCTGCCTTCGGCCAGCCGTGCGGACGGGCTACGAGGTGCCATTCACGGCCGGACGTGGGAAGAGCTGCAGACATGGGCTCGGATCTCCTCTATGCCTAGGGGGTGCGGGAAGGGTGGTGCGGAAGCCGTTCGAACGGATCGTCCTGAGCGAAAAAGCTTCACCACATGAAACAACCATGCGCCTGGATATTTCACCTTGTCAAGTAACCGGCTATCCTGAGCCCCATGGCCACCACTCGTACGGACCCACTGACCCTCGAAGTCGTCGAGCTGATCGGCGCGGTCGTGGCGCGCTATTACGAGGAGTA harbors:
- a CDS encoding NADP-dependent oxidoreductase; the encoded protein is MSAALPTSGREWHLVARPHGWPKAEDFALREAPVSAPAEGRVLVRNLHFSVDPYMRGRMNDVKSYTPPFKLDHPMEGGAVGEVVASNAEGFAVGDHVLHGLGWREYADVPAKHAVKVDASLAPLSAYLGVLGMTGLTAYAGLFDVASFKEGDAVFVSGAAGAVGSQVGQMARLKGASRVIGSAGSDEKVKLLVEEYGFDAAFNYKNGPVAQQLREAAPDGIDVYFDNVGGEHLEAAISSFNVHGRATICGMIAQYNATEPTPGPRNLALVIGKRLRLQGMLVGDHADLQGQFVQEVAGWLASGELKYNETVVEGIENGFEAFLGLLRGENTGKMVVSLG
- a CDS encoding organic hydroperoxide resistance protein, which gives rise to MTIQDIAVAYTAVATAENGRDGRVASDDGKLDVVVNPPKEMGGSGAGTNPEQLFAAGYSACFQGALGVVARQEKADISGSTVTAAVSIGKTEAGGFGLEVAITATVPNVDTATAQALIEKAHQVCPYSNATRGNIKVALSVA